The following proteins are co-located in the Siansivirga zeaxanthinifaciens CC-SAMT-1 genome:
- the polA gene encoding DNA polymerase I, with the protein MSDQKRLFLVDAYALIFRGYYAFIKNPRINSKGLDTSAIMGFMNSLLDVIKRERPDHLAVCFDKGGSADRVEMFEAYKANRDETPEAIKIAVPYIQDILKAMHIPIMVKEGYEADDVIGTLSKQAEKEGYKTFMVTPDKDFAQLVSENIFMYRPVFGGGYETWGIAEVQKKFEVDNPLQVIDFLGMMGDSSDNIPGLPGVGEKTAKKLLAEYGSMENLLANTHELKGKMKEKIEGAKELGLLSKKLATIMLDVPVTFNAKDFELEQPDLQKVTEIFQELEFRQLLTNFEKTFAVEAIETASEETKIKATPSEVKSAGAGQFSLFGGDTNSAEAPTETTYERKTAETNSHFYQSVLPGMATKLFIKNLLSQSSVCFDTETTSLNPITAELVGIAFSWETGKGFYLPFPEAKDEAQALIEALRPFFENETIQKIGQNLKYDIKVLAKYNVQVKGKLFDTMLAHYLINPDMRHNMDVLAETYLNYSPISIESLIGKNGKNQLSMRDVALEKITEYAVEDADITLQLKEHFENELGEANTQKLFDDIEIPLLRVLAAMELEGINLDKDFLNSLAEQLNTDIKDLEAKIYEAAGEAFNIASPKQLGDILFDKMKLVDKPKKTKTGQYATSEDILSYLAKDHDIIQHILDFRGLSKLKSTYVDALPLQVEPTTGRVHTDYMQTVAATGRLSSNNPNLQNIPIRTERGRQVRKAFIPRNDDYTLLAADYSQIELRIIAALSEEETMIEAFKHGEDIHASTASKVFNVPIGEVTREQRSNAKTVNFGIIYGVSAFGLSNQTDLSRGEAKELIDTYYETYPKLKNYISKQVDFARDHGYVQTVLGRRRYLKDINSRNAVVRAAAERNAVNAPIQGSAADIIKIAMINIYNKLEAGNYKTKMLLQVHDELVFDVYKPELEAISTLIKTEMESAFKLSVPLDVEIGIGDNWLEAH; encoded by the coding sequence ATGTCCGATCAAAAACGCCTATTTTTAGTTGATGCTTACGCTCTTATTTTTCGTGGTTATTATGCTTTTATAAAAAATCCAAGAATTAATTCTAAAGGCCTAGACACCTCTGCCATTATGGGATTTATGAATTCCCTTTTAGATGTTATAAAACGTGAAAGACCAGACCATTTAGCTGTTTGCTTCGATAAAGGTGGAAGCGCCGATCGTGTTGAAATGTTTGAAGCCTACAAAGCCAATAGAGACGAAACACCCGAGGCCATTAAAATTGCCGTACCCTATATACAAGATATTTTAAAAGCCATGCATATTCCCATCATGGTAAAAGAAGGTTATGAAGCCGACGATGTGATAGGAACCCTATCTAAACAAGCCGAAAAAGAAGGTTATAAAACCTTTATGGTAACGCCCGATAAAGATTTTGCGCAACTCGTTTCTGAAAACATTTTTATGTACCGTCCTGTTTTTGGAGGTGGTTACGAAACTTGGGGTATTGCCGAAGTACAGAAAAAATTTGAAGTTGACAATCCTTTACAGGTTATTGATTTTTTGGGTATGATGGGCGATTCTAGCGATAATATTCCTGGATTACCAGGTGTTGGCGAGAAAACAGCAAAAAAACTGTTGGCCGAATATGGCAGCATGGAAAACCTTTTAGCAAACACGCACGAATTAAAAGGTAAAATGAAAGAGAAAATTGAAGGCGCCAAAGAGCTAGGATTACTTTCAAAAAAACTCGCAACCATCATGTTAGATGTGCCTGTTACCTTTAATGCAAAAGATTTTGAACTCGAACAACCCGATTTACAAAAGGTAACCGAAATATTTCAGGAATTAGAGTTTAGGCAGTTGCTAACAAATTTCGAAAAAACCTTTGCTGTTGAAGCGATCGAAACAGCATCAGAAGAAACTAAAATTAAAGCAACACCCAGCGAAGTTAAATCGGCTGGAGCAGGGCAATTCTCTTTATTTGGAGGCGATACCAATTCCGCGGAAGCGCCAACAGAAACAACCTACGAACGCAAAACCGCCGAAACCAATTCGCATTTTTACCAAAGTGTATTACCGGGAATGGCTACCAAATTGTTTATTAAAAATTTATTAAGCCAAAGCAGCGTTTGTTTTGACACCGAAACAACAAGTTTAAACCCCATTACGGCCGAATTAGTCGGCATTGCTTTTTCATGGGAAACCGGCAAAGGTTTTTATTTACCGTTTCCGGAAGCTAAAGATGAGGCGCAGGCGTTAATTGAAGCATTACGACCCTTTTTTGAAAATGAAACCATCCAGAAAATTGGTCAGAATTTAAAATACGACATTAAGGTGTTGGCAAAATACAACGTGCAAGTTAAAGGCAAATTGTTCGACACCATGTTGGCGCATTACCTTATTAATCCAGACATGCGCCATAATATGGATGTGCTGGCCGAAACGTATTTAAACTACTCGCCCATTTCTATTGAAAGTTTAATTGGTAAAAACGGAAAAAACCAACTGTCTATGCGCGACGTTGCGCTAGAAAAAATTACTGAATATGCGGTTGAAGATGCCGATATTACATTGCAGTTAAAAGAGCATTTTGAAAATGAATTGGGTGAAGCCAATACACAGAAATTATTTGATGATATTGAAATTCCGTTGCTTCGTGTTCTCGCTGCCATGGAGTTGGAAGGTATTAATTTAGATAAAGACTTTTTAAATTCGCTTGCAGAGCAGTTAAATACCGATATTAAAGATTTAGAAGCTAAAATTTATGAAGCTGCTGGCGAAGCATTTAATATCGCATCACCAAAGCAATTGGGTGATATTTTATTTGACAAAATGAAATTGGTAGACAAACCAAAGAAAACTAAAACCGGACAATATGCTACCTCTGAAGATATTTTAAGTTACCTGGCAAAAGACCACGACATTATTCAGCATATTTTAGATTTTAGAGGCTTATCGAAATTAAAAAGCACTTATGTTGATGCACTACCGTTACAAGTAGAACCAACAACAGGTCGCGTACACACCGATTATATGCAAACTGTTGCGGCAACAGGTCGCCTATCGAGCAACAACCCCAACCTGCAAAATATTCCTATTCGTACCGAGCGCGGAAGACAAGTGCGCAAAGCATTTATTCCTAGAAACGACGATTACACCTTATTAGCTGCCGATTATTCGCAAATAGAATTACGTATTATCGCTGCGCTAAGTGAGGAAGAAACTATGATAGAGGCCTTTAAACATGGGGAAGACATTCACGCTTCAACCGCTTCAAAAGTATTTAATGTGCCTATTGGAGAGGTTACCAGAGAACAACGTAGTAATGCTAAAACCGTAAACTTCGGTATTATTTATGGTGTTTCTGCTTTTGGCTTAAGCAACCAAACCGATTTATCGCGTGGTGAAGCCAAAGAGTTAATTGATACGTATTATGAAACGTATCCAAAGCTAAAAAACTACATAAGCAAACAAGTCGATTTTGCTCGCGATCATGGTTATGTGCAAACTGTTTTAGGGCGTCGCCGTTATTTAAAAGATATTAATTCTAGAAATGCTGTAGTTCGCGCTGCAGCCGAGCGTAATGCCGTTAACGCCCCTATACAAGGGAGTGCAGCCGATATTATTAAAATTGCCATGATTAATATTTATAACAAACTGGAAGCTGGCAATTACAAAACAAAAATGCTTTTACAAGTGCATGACGAATTGGTTTTTGACGTTTACAAACCAGAACTGGAAGCGATTTCAACACTTATAAAAACAGAAATGGAAAGCGCCTTTAAATTATCGGTACCTCTAGATGTAGAAATAGGTATTGGTGATAATTGGTTGGAAGCGCATTAA
- a CDS encoding metallophosphoesterase, giving the protein MLRWIIFLIVYAIIDFYAFQSFKTVAKNNWILALYWILSLLVIGNFLFHYYNFNRSDGFTVQQAFAFGFLIAFLVPKMLLLIIMFAEDIFRVPQAIYRYFTEGSSASGNYFPARRQFISKVALGLAAIPFASIIYGIYKGKYNFKVLKYTLTFNDLPDAFDGYKITQISDIHSGSFDDIEKVSYAIDLINEQASDVILFTGDMVNNKASELIPYKDIFSKLDAKDGKFSVLGNHDYGDYVTWESEEAKHQNLEELKTIQKDIGFDLLLNESRFLEKNGQRLALVGVENWGTGGFKKAGDLKKATQHIDAHDFKILMSHDPSHWEQQVIADPYHYHLTLSGHTHGMQFGIEIPGWFKWSPVKWRYKYWAGIYQEMGQYINVNRGFGYLAFPGRVGIWPEITVIELKKGAELA; this is encoded by the coding sequence ATGCTTCGTTGGATTATTTTTTTAATTGTTTATGCAATTATAGATTTTTATGCCTTTCAATCGTTTAAAACGGTTGCTAAAAATAATTGGATTTTAGCTTTATACTGGATACTCTCGCTTTTAGTGATTGGAAATTTTTTATTCCACTATTACAACTTCAATAGAAGTGACGGTTTTACGGTACAACAAGCCTTCGCATTTGGGTTTTTAATAGCGTTTTTAGTACCAAAAATGCTGTTGCTTATTATTATGTTTGCCGAAGATATTTTTAGAGTGCCGCAGGCTATTTACAGATACTTTACCGAAGGCAGCAGTGCCTCAGGAAATTATTTTCCGGCAAGACGCCAATTTATTAGTAAAGTTGCTTTGGGTCTAGCAGCTATTCCATTTGCATCTATAATTTATGGTATTTATAAAGGGAAATACAATTTTAAAGTTTTAAAATACACCCTTACTTTTAATGATTTACCAGACGCTTTCGATGGTTATAAAATCACTCAAATTAGCGATATTCATTCGGGAAGTTTCGACGATATCGAGAAGGTAAGTTACGCCATCGATTTAATTAACGAGCAAGCCAGTGATGTAATATTATTTACAGGCGATATGGTTAATAATAAAGCTTCAGAATTAATTCCTTACAAAGATATTTTTAGCAAATTAGATGCGAAAGATGGGAAGTTTTCGGTTTTAGGAAATCACGATTATGGCGATTATGTTACCTGGGAATCTGAAGAAGCCAAGCATCAAAATCTAGAAGAATTAAAAACTATTCAAAAAGATATAGGTTTTGATTTATTATTAAATGAAAGTCGTTTTTTAGAGAAAAACGGGCAACGTTTGGCATTAGTTGGTGTTGAAAACTGGGGCACTGGCGGATTTAAAAAAGCGGGCGATTTAAAAAAGGCAACCCAGCATATCGATGCTCACGATTTTAAAATTCTTATGAGTCACGACCCATCGCACTGGGAGCAGCAAGTTATTGCAGATCCTTATCATTATCATCTTACCTTAAGTGGCCACACACACGGTATGCAGTTTGGTATAGAAATACCAGGTTGGTTTAAATGGAGTCCAGTAAAATGGCGTTATAAATATTGGGCGGGAATTTATCAAGAAATGGGGCAATACATTAATGTTAACCGAGGCTTTGGGTATTTAGCTTTCCCTGGACGTGTTGGTATTTGGCCAGAAATTACCGTGATAGAACTTAAAAAGGGTGCAGAATTGGCTTAA
- a CDS encoding thioredoxin family protein gives MSKFGELIDVGTPVLLDFFTEWNEQSTAMHDVLKDVAAALGDKAKVIKIDVEKNEELAEALRVKSLPTLIIYKDGEMKWRQSGEQDANTLIGIIQQYI, from the coding sequence ATGTCAAAATTTGGGGAACTAATTGATGTTGGTACGCCGGTTCTATTAGATTTTTTTACTGAATGGAACGAGCAATCAACTGCGATGCATGATGTGCTTAAAGATGTTGCTGCTGCTTTAGGAGATAAAGCAAAAGTGATAAAAATTGATGTTGAAAAAAACGAAGAGCTTGCCGAAGCTTTACGGGTTAAATCGTTACCTACATTAATTATCTATAAAGATGGTGAAATGAAATGGCGCCAAAGTGGCGAGCAAGATGCTAACACACTTATAGGTATTATTCAACAATACATTTAA
- a CDS encoding polysaccharide deacetylase family protein, which yields MTLTPIKTPLVAKKMFPNFVWDMATDTKDLYLTFDDGPTPEITEWVLKVLKEYNALATFFCIGKNIEEHPNIFKEIITAGHAIGNHTQNHLKGWKTDSDVYIENTIKAQSLINLHQTNVSNFKLFRPPYGKIKPSQSKSLLALNYKIIMWDVISFDWDKEVSEETCLNNVISKATKGSIVVFHDSIKASKNMQYALPKVLEHFSNLGYNFKPITF from the coding sequence ATGACCTTAACGCCCATAAAAACACCTTTAGTTGCCAAAAAAATGTTCCCAAACTTTGTTTGGGACATGGCAACTGATACCAAAGATTTGTATCTCACCTTTGATGACGGCCCCACACCCGAAATCACAGAATGGGTTTTAAAGGTTTTAAAAGAATATAATGCTCTAGCTACTTTTTTCTGTATTGGAAAAAATATTGAAGAACATCCTAATATCTTTAAAGAAATAATAACGGCCGGTCATGCCATTGGAAATCATACCCAAAACCATTTAAAAGGATGGAAAACAGATTCTGATGTTTATATTGAAAACACAATAAAAGCACAGTCTTTAATTAATCTTCATCAAACAAATGTGTCTAATTTTAAACTTTTTAGACCACCCTATGGCAAAATTAAACCCTCACAAAGCAAAAGTTTGTTAGCCTTAAATTATAAAATAATTATGTGGGATGTTATTTCTTTTGACTGGGATAAAGAGGTTTCAGAAGAAACTTGTTTAAATAATGTTATTTCAAAAGCTACCAAAGGAAGTATTGTTGTTTTTCATGATAGCATAAAAGCGTCCAAAAATATGCAGTATGCACTACCAAAAGTATTGGAGCACTTTTCAAATTTAGGATACAATTTTAAACCTATTACTTTTTAA